One region of Trichosurus vulpecula isolate mTriVul1 chromosome 1, mTriVul1.pri, whole genome shotgun sequence genomic DNA includes:
- the LOC118834065 gene encoding 60S ribosomal protein L13-like isoform X2, whose protein sequence is MAPSPNGMILKPHFHKDWQRRVATWFNQSARKIRRRKAHQAKAHRIAPRPASGSIWPIVRCSTVRYHTKVRAGRGFSLEELRVAGIHKKGDSSAEELKLATQLTGPVMPTRNVYKKEKARVSTEDEKNFKAFASLQMARANARLFGIQAKRAKEAAEQDVEKKK, encoded by the exons ATGGCACCCAGCCCAAATGGCATGATTCTGAAGCCCCATTTCCACAAAGACTGGCAAAGACGAGTTGCCACATGGTTTAACCAGTCAGCTAGGAAGATAAGAAGGCGAAAGGCCCATCAAGCGAAAGCCCATCGAATTGCTCCTCGCCCTGCATCTGGTTCTATCTGGCCCATTGTGAGGTGCTCTACTGTCCGATACCACACCAAAGTACGTGCCGGTAGAGGATTCAGCTTGGAAGAGCTTCGGGTGGCTGGTATCCATAAAAAA GGAGATAGCTCTGCTGAAGAACTCAAGTTGGCAACCCAGCTTACAGGACCAGTTATGCCCACCAGAAATGtctacaagaaagagaaagctcgCGTCAGTACTGAAGATGAGAAGAATTTCAAGGCATTTGCTAGTCTTCAAATGGCCCGGGCCAATGCCCGTCTCTTTGGAATCCAGGCAAAACGAGCCAAGGAGGCTGCAGAGCAAGAtgtggagaagaaaaagtaa
- the LOC118834065 gene encoding 60S ribosomal protein L13-like isoform X1, whose translation MAPSPNGMILKPHFHKDWQRRVATWFNQSARKIRRRKAHQAKAHRIAPRPASGSIWPIVRCSTVRYHTKVRAGRGFSLEELRVAGIHKKAARTIGISVDPRRRNKSTESLQANVQRLKKYRSKLILFPRKPSAPKKGDSSAEELKLATQLTGPVMPTRNVYKKEKARVSTEDEKNFKAFASLQMARANARLFGIQAKRAKEAAEQDVEKKK comes from the coding sequence ATGGCACCCAGCCCAAATGGCATGATTCTGAAGCCCCATTTCCACAAAGACTGGCAAAGACGAGTTGCCACATGGTTTAACCAGTCAGCTAGGAAGATAAGAAGGCGAAAGGCCCATCAAGCGAAAGCCCATCGAATTGCTCCTCGCCCTGCATCTGGTTCTATCTGGCCCATTGTGAGGTGCTCTACTGTCCGATACCACACCAAAGTACGTGCCGGTAGAGGATTCAGCTTGGAAGAGCTTCGGGTGGCTGGTATCCATAAAAAAGCGGCACGGACTATTGGTATCTCTGTGGACCCTCGTCGCAGGAATAAGTCTACAGAGTCTCTCCAGGCAAATGTGCAGCGGCTGAAAAAATATCGTTCCAAACTGATCCTCTTCCCAAGGAAACCATCTGCACCCAAGAAGGGAGATAGCTCTGCTGAAGAACTCAAGTTGGCAACCCAGCTTACAGGACCAGTTATGCCCACCAGAAATGtctacaagaaagagaaagctcgCGTCAGTACTGAAGATGAGAAGAATTTCAAGGCATTTGCTAGTCTTCAAATGGCCCGGGCCAATGCCCGTCTCTTTGGAATCCAGGCAAAACGAGCCAAGGAGGCTGCAGAGCAAGAtgtggagaagaaaaagtaa
- the MOS gene encoding proto-oncogene serine/threonine-protein kinase mos gives MPSPVPLTRLFPREFSPSVDLRPCSSPLELPGNGGNLFLEGTPSPRARRLPQRLAWCSIDWEQVCFLKKLGTGGFGSVYKGTYRGLTVAIKQVKKCSKNRLASSQSFWAELNVARLCHKNVVRVLAASTCTPEGYDSLGTIIMEYGGHTTLHDAIYGASSAPDDQEPRAKEPLDLGRCLQYSLDVVSGLLFLHSQGIVHLDLKPANILIGEQEVCKIGDFGCSQRIEDLLGLSAHHCHLGGTYTHRAPEILKGETVTGKADIYSFAITLWQMVTKEVPYSGDHQYVLYAVVAYNLRPPLTCSVFTDSLPGQRLEHIIRCCWTADTLVRPSADLLLGDLNSLHAYLADLNARS, from the coding sequence ATGCCTTCACCTGTTCCCCTGACCCGTTTGTTTCCCAGAGAGTTTTCTCCCTCGGTGGACTTGCGGCCCTGCAGCAGCCCGTTGGAGCTCCCAGGGAACGGGGGGAATCTCTTTTTAGAGGGCACTCCCTCCCCAAGGGCTAGGCGGCTGCCTCAGAGGCTGGCGTGGTGCTCTATTGACTGGGAACAGGTATGTTTCCTGAAGAAGCTGGGGACCGGGGGTTTTGGCTCTGTCTATAAGGGCACCTACCGAGGACTTACGGTCGCGATAAAGCAAGTGAAGAAGTGCAGCAAGAATCGGCTAGCTTCCAGCCAGAGCTTCTGGGCCGAGCTCAACGTGGCTCGGCTGTGCCATAAAAATGTGGTGCGTGTCCTGGCCGCCAGCACTTGCACTCCTGAGGGTTATGACAGCCTGGGGACCATCATCATGGAGTATGGTGGCCACACGACCCTGCACGATGCAATCTATGGAGCTAGCTCTGCACCCGATGACCAGGAGCCCAGAGCCAAGGAGCCCTTGGATCTGGGAAGATGCCTCCAGTATTCCCTCGATGTGGTCAGTGGCCTGCTTTTTCTCCACTCTCAAGGCATCGTCCACTTGGATCTCAAGCCGGCCAACATCTTAATCGGGGAGCAAGAGGTCTGCAAAATTGGGGACTTTGGGTGTTCGCAAAGGATAGAAGACCTTTTGGGCTTGAGCGCCCACCATTGCCACCTGGGcggtacatacacacatagggcACCAGAGATTCTCAAAGGAGAGACAGTGACTGGCAAAGCAGACATCTATTCTTTTGCCATCACGCTCTGGCAAATGGTCACAAAAGAAGTGCCTTATTCCGGTGACCACCAATACGTACTGTATGCAGTGGTGGCCTATAACCTTCGGCCACCACTCACGTGCTCTGTCTTCACTGACTCACTACCTGGCCAAAGACTGGAACACATTATCCGATGCTGCTGGACCGCTGACACGTTGGTCAGACCCAGCGCAGACTTGCTCCTGGGTGATCTTAATTCCTTGCACGCTTACTTGGCAGACTTGAATGCTAGAAGTTAA